In the Pseudonocardia cypriaca genome, one interval contains:
- the glpK gene encoding glycerol kinase GlpK yields MSERVVAAIDQGTTSTRCLLFNRAGRMLAVAQREHRQHYPRPGLVEHDAAEIWRNVTRVVPAALKSAGLTPDDIVGLGIANQRETTVIWDRHTGLPLARAITWQDTRTDGIVARLVEDGHAPLITSICGLPPATYFAGPRLRWLLDHVPGARERAEAGDVLFGTMESWLIWRLTGRHVTDVTNASRTMLMDVRTLQWSDKLLDVLRVPRRMLPEIRPNAEVYGTCTTLLPGVPVAGALGDQQAALVGQACFAPGEIKCTYGTGAFLLMNTGHRLAESTHGLIPTVGYLLGDSPVYALEGAIAVTGSLVQWFRDSLGMIGTAAQIETLASTVPDNGGCYIVPAFSGLYSPRWHPEARGVMVGLTSFINRGHLARAVLEATGWQTREVVDAMNADSGVPVARLKVDGGMTANHLLMQFVADVLDVPVERPLGSEAVSLGAAYAAGLAVGYWSGLEVLRANWHRAAAWEPAMDDDLRRREHENWGRAVNRSYGWVQAPSEE; encoded by the coding sequence GTGAGTGAACGCGTCGTCGCTGCCATCGACCAGGGCACCACCTCCACCCGGTGCCTCCTGTTCAACCGGGCCGGGCGGATGCTCGCCGTGGCCCAGCGGGAGCACCGGCAGCACTACCCGCGGCCTGGGCTCGTGGAGCACGACGCCGCGGAGATCTGGCGCAACGTCACCCGCGTCGTGCCGGCCGCCCTCAAGAGCGCCGGGCTCACCCCGGACGACATCGTGGGGCTCGGCATCGCCAACCAGCGCGAGACCACCGTGATCTGGGACCGGCACACCGGCCTGCCGCTGGCGCGGGCGATCACCTGGCAGGACACCCGCACCGACGGCATCGTGGCGCGGCTCGTCGAGGACGGGCACGCGCCGCTGATCACGTCCATCTGCGGGTTGCCGCCCGCCACCTACTTCGCGGGCCCCCGGCTGCGCTGGCTGCTCGACCACGTGCCGGGCGCGCGGGAGAGAGCCGAGGCGGGGGACGTGCTGTTCGGCACGATGGAGAGCTGGCTCATCTGGCGGCTCACCGGCAGGCACGTCACCGACGTCACGAACGCGAGCCGCACGATGCTCATGGACGTCCGGACGCTGCAGTGGTCGGACAAGCTGCTCGACGTGCTGCGGGTGCCGCGTCGAATGCTGCCGGAGATCCGTCCCAACGCCGAGGTGTACGGCACCTGCACAACGCTGCTGCCGGGTGTGCCGGTGGCGGGGGCGCTCGGCGACCAGCAGGCCGCGCTCGTGGGCCAGGCCTGCTTCGCGCCCGGCGAGATCAAGTGCACCTACGGCACCGGTGCCTTCCTGCTGATGAACACGGGGCACCGGCTCGCCGAGTCGACGCACGGGCTGATCCCGACCGTCGGGTACCTGCTCGGGGACTCGCCCGTGTACGCCCTAGAGGGCGCGATCGCGGTCACCGGCTCGCTGGTGCAGTGGTTCCGCGACTCGCTGGGCATGATCGGCACCGCCGCCCAGATCGAGACGTTGGCCAGCACGGTCCCGGACAACGGCGGCTGCTACATCGTCCCGGCGTTCTCCGGCCTGTACTCGCCGCGCTGGCACCCCGAGGCGCGTGGCGTGATGGTCGGGCTCACGTCGTTCATCAACCGCGGGCACCTCGCCCGTGCCGTGCTGGAGGCGACGGGCTGGCAGACCCGCGAGGTGGTCGACGCGATGAACGCCGACTCGGGGGTGCCCGTCGCACGGCTGAAGGTCGACGGCGGGATGACGGCCAACCACCTGCTGATGCAGTTCGTCGCGGACGTCCTGGACGTGCCGGTGGAGCGGCCGCTCGGTTCCGAGGCCGTGTCGCTCGGGGCGGCCTACGCGGCGGGGCTCGCCGTCGGGTACTGGTCGGGTCTGGAGGTCCTGCGCGCCAACTGGCACCGCGCCGCCGCGTGGGAGCCCGCCATGGACGACGACCTGCGCCGCCGCGAGCACGAGAACTGGGGCCGCGCGGTCAACCGCAGCTACGGCTGGGTGCAGGCTCCGTCGGAGGAGTGA
- a CDS encoding HAD hydrolase-like protein, protein MRTVLLDVDGTLVDSAATIVEHLAAAIAEVGFPVPDAARLLKLVGPPFETALPELGLTQEQTAAAIVAYRASYDAVAATITPVYPGIPALLERLREDGMRLATATSKPEELARKIVAGTGLGSYLDLVGGADHVSGRVGKAAVVGSVLERLGLDPAIDPVVLVGDRIHDVEGAAAHGVPTIGVTWGYAEPGELAGARLIVSDLDELADALRGDAVWSTTMPRDAA, encoded by the coding sequence GTGCGCACCGTCCTCCTCGACGTCGACGGCACCCTCGTCGACTCGGCAGCCACGATCGTCGAACACCTGGCCGCGGCCATCGCCGAAGTCGGCTTCCCGGTGCCGGACGCCGCGCGGTTGCTCAAGCTCGTGGGCCCGCCGTTCGAGACCGCCCTCCCCGAGCTCGGCCTGACGCAGGAGCAGACGGCAGCGGCGATCGTCGCGTACCGCGCCTCGTACGACGCGGTCGCGGCCACGATCACGCCGGTCTACCCCGGCATCCCGGCGCTGCTGGAGCGGCTGCGGGAGGACGGGATGCGCCTCGCCACCGCGACCTCGAAGCCGGAGGAGCTGGCCCGCAAGATCGTCGCCGGCACCGGGCTCGGGAGCTACCTCGACCTGGTGGGCGGGGCCGATCACGTCTCCGGACGGGTGGGCAAGGCCGCCGTCGTCGGGTCGGTGCTCGAGCGGCTGGGTCTCGACCCCGCGATCGACCCGGTGGTGCTGGTCGGCGACCGGATCCACGACGTCGAGGGCGCCGCGGCGCACGGCGTGCCGACCATCGGCGTGACCTGGGGCTACGCCGAGCCCGGCGAGCTGGCCGGCGCCCGGCTGATCGTGTCCGACCTCGACGAGCTGGCCGATGCGCTGCGCGGGGACGCGGTGTGGTCGACGACGATGCCGCGCGACGCCGCCTGA